Proteins co-encoded in one Balearica regulorum gibbericeps isolate bBalReg1 chromosome 16, bBalReg1.pri, whole genome shotgun sequence genomic window:
- the TLDC2 gene encoding LOW QUALITY PROTEIN: TLD domain-containing protein 2 (The sequence of the model RefSeq protein was modified relative to this genomic sequence to represent the inferred CDS: deleted 2 bases in 1 codon): MRWVAREGPAQVNINPGQCRGLPGSATPSTPAAATPVMRGLRARYHLLPDQDEELPVGCGEPAAEGQPGWEGAPAAAPALEEPCRLVLSTPSSILQDRQIQELGPHLPPRLAQQPWHLLYCTARDGFSLRTLYRCGGQAGSPTLLLIRDTEAQAFGAFSASTIRCSNGFYGTGETFLFSFSPELKVFRWTGRNNFFVKGDVNLLMVGGGSGRFGLWLDEDLHHGGSYPCETFDNETLSSREEFCVQDLEVWGLA, from the exons ATGCGCTGGGTGGCCAGGGAGGGGCCAGCGCAGGTGAACATTAACCCAGGGCAGTGTCGAGGGCTCCCCGGCAGCGCAacacccagcaccccagcagcagccaca CCTGTGATGAGGGGACTCCGTGCCCGCTACCACCTCCTG CCCGACCAGGACGAGGAGCTGCCCGTGGGATGCGGGGAGCCGGCTGCAGAGGGGCAGCCGGGCTGGGAgggagccccagcagcagcccccgccCTGGAGGAGCCGTGCAGGCTGGTGCTGAGCACACCgagcagcatcctgcaggaCAGGCAGATCCAGGAG ctgggcccccacctgcccccccGGCTGgcgcagcagccctggcacctGCTGTACTGCACCGCCCGGGACGGCTTCAGCCTGCGGACCCTGTACCGGTGCGGGGGCCAGGCGGGctcccccaccctgctgctCATCAGGGACACAGAGGCGCAG GCCTTCGGTGCCTTCTCTGCCAGCACCATTCGCTGCAGCAATGGCTTCTATGGGACGGGGGAgaccttcctcttctccttctccccgGAGCTGAag GTGTTCAGGTGGACGGGCAGGAACAACTTCTTTGTGAAAGGGGATGTGAACCTGCTGATGGTCGGTGGGGGCAG CGGCAGATTCGGGCTGTGGCTGGATGAAGACCTGCACCATGGGGGCAGCTACCCCTGCGAGACCTTTGACAACGAGACCCTCTCATCCCGGGAAGAGTTCTGTGTCCAGGATCTGGAAGTGTGGGGCCTGGCCTGA